The nucleotide window tttttttattttttttttaattttttttttttaattttttttaaatttttttttattttttttttatttttttttttaatttttttttttaagttttttcgtttttttaattttttttaaatttttttaatttttttttttaatttttgaattttttttttaattttcttaattttttttttttaattttcttaattttttggttaattttattaatgtttttttttaatttttttttttttttaaatcttttttttaaattttttttttaattttttttttaatttttttttaatttttttttttaattttttgaaattttttttaatttttggaaagtttTAAGAGTGGGAATTATAAGTGAAAAATGGTCAGAGTATTGTAATTTGGAAAACAtctttattgttgtagttgtagcaGTAGAAAACATTCCCCATATAGTTGTCGGAGGAGATGGGAGCACCCTACTCTGTTTTCGTTCAAAATGGTCGGACtgaaataaactaaatgaaATCAAGTAGTTATCAGATCCAGAttacagtccttggccggatgaAATCCGGGTGCATTCCGGCAGCGTGGTAGCGGCTGTAGTGGGAATTGTATTCAGACACCCGCCGCTTTCGAGCAAAATTCGAAAGCACTGTCGAGTATTTCTGTTCTGTTCTCAATCAGAATCAAAGTTTGATTAGTTCGTTCAGTACCAACTTGGTTACACCTAAGTATTCTTCAATGTGTGGTTCAAACTTTACGAATGCCACAGTATCTCAGATTCACGTACGGAACTCTAAGCCTTCGAAAAATCTTGCCCAACCCCctctcaaaatttccaaaaaaccaGAGCGGCTGGATCTGGCTTACTACCCTCACACATTAAACCTTCCATAAATCCAATAGTGTTTtcgaataatttatatttttaaacatttaatcACTTTTATAACTTATCAGTTTATTTCATTTCCACGTGGCTGCCTGCTTAGCTTCTTGCTAGTCAACTCTGCACCTTCAATATGAGGCActttaaaaatactattttctatATGGCCATTGGTCAGATTTCGTCGATATTCCAGCCAGTCAATTTGCGTTTCATGCACTTTCTGCGCATCCTCCAAACTTTGCTCTTCCACCGAGCCGGCAAGCTCGTTACCGGTCTTCGAAGTATCGGTTATGTCACCAGTGCCAACGCCACTAAAGTAAGTCCAATTATCGCCGTTGGGATCTTGTGAAAACGGCGTCGGTTCGGGTTCAATGCCATTAAAATGTGAGTCCAATTTATTCCATTGATCCACCTGCTGTAACAAGGGATCACGGAAGGCCGACGGTTGTGGTAGCGTTATCGTGATGCGCCCATTGTTAATGGTAGGCTTTTGTTTACCCAATGTAGGTAAGTCGGTCCATTTGCCTAAGGCGTATGGCGCTGTATCATTAGTCTCGGCTAGAAACATGCCCTTTGTGCTGAGCTTTATATCTTCGCCTGCTTCGAGTAGATAATTTGTGGGCGGACACATGTTGAGCAAATATGAGATATATGAGCTGCAAGCCCAACCCCAGAAACCTTTACGTGAACgtatcgattccgaaaaatattCGACAGCGCGCTGATGGCTGCAAGCAAATGGATCTGCGTGGAAAAATGCATAGGTTTGTAATTGTAATGGTCTGAAAATAATTTCTCGGCGTACTCACTTGTGTTTCCCTTATTGCAACCGGGCTGTAGTATGCCACCATTCATATAGAAGTCCGCATGTCCACAACGCTCTATTTTGCCCTGTACGAAGGCATTCGTATGTATTACATCGACGAAAGCAGCATCAGTG belongs to Bactrocera dorsalis isolate Fly_Bdor chromosome 1, ASM2337382v1, whole genome shotgun sequence and includes:
- the LOC105230778 gene encoding pancreatic triacylglycerol lipase, which gives rise to MCTTTTQQYTRVVPSFLRTISIIVIYSLVNCHAKSFLNQLTAVPTTTTPAPTTTPAPTMRDIVIGPCRWVIGRKCPDKDVRFYLYTRRNPQQPQYLNIDETFDKSNLTNSNFNPRYQTKIIIHGYNADMYMNTLQRMKYEYLMRGEYNIIFVDWAVLAPGPCYVNVAHNIKHVGACVAQLVERILETGTTDMHVIGFSLGAQLTNYVARNLGSFQLPRITGLDPAMPFFITSGIDDKLDPTDAAFVDVIHTNAFVQGKIERCGHADFYMNGGILQPGCNKGNTNPFACSHQRAVEYFSESIRSRKGFWGWACSSYISYLLNMCPPTNYLLEAGEDIKLSTKGMFLAETNDTAPYALGKWTDLPTLGKQKPTINNGRITITLPQPSAFRDPLLQQVDQWNKLDSHFNGIEPEPTPFSQDPNGDNWTYFSGVGTGDITDTSKTGNELAGSVEEQSLEDAQKVHETQIDWLEYRRNLTNGHIENSIFKVPHIEGAELTSKKLSRQPRGNEIN